CACGGTCTTGTAAAGATCTTAACTAGCTTAGGAACACACTGATTGTTATAAGCAGAATCATTCTAACCTGTTTTAATTCATGACTAAAtttatttgtgcttaatttcaacaaaaggaaaagagaataCTTGGAAATCGatctttaatattaaaaaaaaaatagaaattggtAATGATTAGATTTAATTGTGCCTTTTTTTATGAGTAATGTACTAAATCACCTCTTTTCGTGCAGTTTGTGGCATgtattgtattttcttttttacgGTATCTTTTAATCCTACAACTTAAAAGATTAATTTGTTGTAAATTTGTACTCGATTTAAGAGATAGCATATTGAATTAAATTCTGAAATTAATATGACAACATTATCATACAAGAGACCCAAAATTAAAAGGACTTCCCAATCAAACTTGTATTTACAAGCCACCAAAAGAATTAAGATGAGAAAAACTCAAAATCTATGAAAAGTTGAAAACCACTAAAAGACAGATATGCTATAAGGCTCTTGCAATGGTTGGTCATCAGAACACAAAATTGGTTTCCTTAGCCTACTGTCTCCTCTATATTCTCATCCATGACAAGCAACACTGTTTAACAAAAAGGGTTAGTCACTTCATGTTCAAGCAAACCATAGTAACCCTAATGACTCCTGATATCCTGGATATAGCGACCAATTTGCTGCACACCGAGATATGACGCATCTACCGCAAGAAATACTCCAAGCTTCCAAGCCGTGAGGAAATGATCAAACATACAAAACATCATGATTGAGAAAAAGAGAGTTGCGACTAACAGAAAGAAACATAGATTTGGCAAATTACCAGCTGCGCTGAGAACACTAATCTATAACCCCAACCTTCCTTCGCTGCAGCCGCTCTTTGCTGATCAGTCCAACTGGATATAatcatgaaaacataaattttgCATTTCTAGTAGTAATATAATGAAACTATATTTAAATGGTGCACATAATGATTATGTTGTTTCAATTTTAACCACCAATTTCTCATCAATAGCTAGTAATTATaatgaatttaaaatactaGAAATTATAACCTAGTAATAGTATAAGAATGTCTCCCCTCATATCAAGATAAGAAAAATtgttaagaaaaaattatacatatgaTATGATGCAAAGTTCTGATTCAATCaaaaacaaaggaaaggaaaaattATACTTCCTATTCGAATTGTGTTGGTTTGGTTAAATCAAAGGGACAAGTCTTTTTTTTCCAGAATAAATTTTCCAAGTCAAGTCAGATTCGAAATCTTCACACAATCAGACACCAATTAATAATCACAAATTTGCAAAGAAAAATTCATTGTGCTTGTTGGCAATTGCAATGCTCAGTTAAGGCaatgcattttcttttccacaCTTAAATCTGCCATTGAAGTAAAGtagttgttttattttcttttccaccttTAAAATAAACACTGCggaaaaagtaataaaacaaaataaaataaaataaaacctgAGTAGTTCGCAGGGGCAGAGACGAAGCACACAACAACGCAGAGGGACTGAGAAGTGTGGTGTGGCGGCAGTAAAAGGAGTAGTGGCGGTGCTGAATGCAGGCAACAACAATGACAGTGGTAACTGTAGAGATGTGACAAGAACATGAATGTTAGTGGAGAAGACCTAGCAGAGACATCTCTTTCATCTCTGAAATTATGATTAAAATGAAACTTGAGTAGTTCGCAGGGGAAAAGACAAAGCACAACGACGCAGAGGGACCGGAAGTGTGGTGTGGTGGCAGTAGAAGGAGTGGTGGCGGTGCTAAGTACAAGCAGCGACAGCGACGGTGGTAGCTGCAGCAACAAGAACACGAATCACTAGGAAAAAAGCCCTAGCAGAGACATCTCTCTCATTTCTGGAATTATgattaaaaggaaagaaaaaagatgtaaaaaataaaactagggaggtaaaattttaattatcaatttttttaaaaataaaaaaaacagagttcaatttgtaaatatttttaaatgggTTAATGGTACTCCTCTATAAAATTGGGGGAGTAAGGAATCCATGGCCTTCTCGTCCAGTTAACTCTCTTTCCTCTTCTGCAAGTAATCACATCACAACTCTCTAAAATCCCACTTTGCATTCACCCAACAATTGTCGAAGAATCTTCTCGAGAAGGCGCGAAAGTTTTACAAATCAGCTTGGGTTCATTATTCCTCGATTTTATTCGTTCCTTTTCCGTCTGCGGGTAATCCTTCCGCAAACAATCGCATTAATGCTTTTCAGTTTGTGACTCTGCTCTTTTTGTGTATTTACTAATATAATGTTCTCTATACTGTGTATTTGATTGAATGCTTTTCGCATAGTTAAAAATCTATTGCTAGCGTGCAGTTAATGTTTGCGAAAATGGTTTTTGGCATTTGTAGTCACAGCCTTACTTGAGTGGTTGGGTTTGGTATTAGATTTGGATATATTCTTAATCTTGAATTATTATTAAGGATCACTGCTTAGGGTTATGGGCAATCCCATAAGATTTCATTTTTGTGTGTAGGATTGGTCTCCAGATATGCCCTATGAAAGCTATGAAATAGAAATTGCTTCCAATTTTCATGCTTTTTGTCCTGATATAATATAATCTATGCGTGCTGCTGCTGCTTCGATCATTCAAATCAAGAGCATGTGCTTTGTTTTGATGTCAAAAATAGTAAATGGCATGTTCTCACTTCTTGGTTAGCCTAGAGTTTTTACGCGCCTAAAATgcaaatatgaattttttttgcgaggtgaatttttcttaattaatgctTCTGAGGTAATCTGAGCTGATTTGAGTCTACTAATTTTGTAGCACTAGGTTTGAATTCGGGTTTTTGCAGATGTTAATTAGACTTGGATGATGAGGCATCCTTTTGATTTTAATGCTAAATCTTCAATTCAAGTATTCAACTCAATGCCTATAGAGCCCCTTTTTTGGGGGGTCTCTTATACCTCAAGGTTATGGATTCAAACAGTGGAGTTAGCTACCGATAGTTGCAGTAAAGTTTGGCTGTCTATATTACATTCTTTGGATGTGGCCTTTCTCCGAACCCAGTATAATGCCGGATGCTTTGCACTGATATATGCCTGTAATCCCATCTAACTTCTGAGGTTGTTGGTATTACATTAGGAATTTAGGATTAAGATGACTCAAGTTTACTCTAATTGCCATAAGTCCCTGACTCCCTTGGTAGCTCCTCAAGGTTGAAGCCATTATCTTTGCCccctttaatttctttgatGCATTTTTCAAGCTAACAGGTAACTAGATATCTGATTTTATACGTACGTATGCTACAGGGGAAAGTCTTTTCTCAGAATTGTTTTTTCTAGTTTCATCTGTTGGTGTTTCTAACTGTTCATAGATAGTGTcgtcttatttcttcttttagagtCTTCTTATGCATTGAAATCCAAATTCTTCTTCCGAATAAAGTCAAACAAACTATCTCGAGTGTATTTCTTCTAAAAgtttatgttttagttacttattttgattgaaaatatgttAAAAGTATACTCGTTGATGATCATTGAGTTAATGGTATGAATTTTTGAACTATTGCTATCTCAGAGAGCATGGACACTCAGAAAGGCCAATCTGAAAAGCAGTCTTTACCTACAACCAATCCATTTGTTGTTACTTCGTGTcgaaagaagaagaacgaggaAGCGACTTTCTTGGAGGATTTGAAAGATCACATTGACGAGTTCATTCATGCTTCTATGGATGAACACAAGACTTGCTTTAAGAATACAGTTCAGAAGGTTTGTACTCTGTacctaaaatttgaaaaatgctTTGACAACCACAAGTCAAGCATCAAGAAGTAAATAGTAATTATGGAGAAGAAGTCAAAATTATTCTCATAGTTTAATTTTAAGGGATAACGTTGAGGACAATTCTATCGTCGTTTTTCCCCCTCATAATTGTTGGTTGTTCTTTTACTAATGGTTGTCAAATTAGAGTTTTCCTAATTATTTGTGTAACATTTCTTTAACATTTGCTGATGTAAGTTGTTTTGCATGAATTTCAGATGTTTGGTTTATCTAAGGTGGTTGCTGAGCAGAACGCTAATGCTGCAAGAGAAGTTGAAAGTTCTTTGCATCTTCAGACAACTGTACAAGATTAGTTTTCTTGTAAAGGAATTGCATTGTGTTTAGTTGTTTTCACCGGTAATGTTTTCACAATCATCATTGAAGTTGGTGTATTCATCACCAATTTAGTTAACAAAATAAATGTATGCAATTAATTGCCGTTGTGGTAATCTAATTGCTGGTTGAATTGCATTAGAGCATCAATGGTAGAAGAGATTCATAACTGCTTTGAGATGTGAAAAAACTGTCAAACACAGGTCAAGGAGCCCAAACATAAGAAATAGTCATCGTTGAATTTGTTTTGCTAAATAAATGTATGTAACAATTTTTACTGAAACTTTTCCAATCCACTTCGGAAAAAATATTCGGCCAACGATAAGGATTTAACAATAGATTACCTGCCAAATTACCGTTGTTCATTAAGTTTTAAAGCAATAAACTGTTCGACACTACCTAACAAAATAATTGATTGCAtacaatcacaaaaaaacataaaGAATTGACCTGCTGTGCAATCTTCGTCTTCTAGTCCTCGCCAAGAAATATTCCTTtcgaaataaattaatattaagagCGCATTAATAGGCTTGGGAGACCATGGtagcttgcttttttttttttatcggtAGAATGGATAACCCTCAATCCTAGGTACCTCAATGGATTGGACAGCCCCAATTCTAGGTACACAACACACCCATACACTCCTCACATATTTTTATCACAGGGGGGGGGGGGAGGGGGGGGAGATATGCCATTAGAGCCAATGCTCATGGCCTGGTAGCTTGCTTTCGATTGGTTGGCAAAAAGGAGCCTAGGGAAGCAATCTGGGCTCATCTTCTTAGACTCTCGGCCGCGTgatctctctattttttcttattGAAATGGGACGATTCTCAAAGAGGTAAGGTAGCCCTTCTAACATTCTcaaagaaaattttgattttggagGAGGATTATCCCAAAACAAAAGAACCTCCAGTCTTATTTATCAGCTGATACATCTATTGTCTTTTGACTCTTTTCTATATATATCTGTCAAAAAGAACCTCCAATCTTATTTTTTCAgctgataaatttttttaacaagagTTTGGGTGTTTCACATTACACTCAGCTAGCTCCCATTGATTAAATTAATCACTGCTTGTTTCATTCCCAAAGACCAAGCTGGCTTCAAGCCTTGAATAATAATCCAGAATTCTGCTTTAGACGCTGAACAACAGCAAACCCTAAACCGCCGCGTGATCTCTTTATTTTGATAGATCGCGAGAAAAAGGGGGAGCTAATCCCCTGTCAAATAGAGAGTAGTTAGCCGTTTGTTTCTTTGGGCCTTGGCCCCTTACGTTCaccgtaaaaaaaatgaaaggaaggATACTATCGTCAACTTACTAAGTTATATGGtgtttctctttaatttttatttatttaggtcttgttttaataatttttgtatacTTAGAATTAAACTtcttaaataagtttttttgaaaaaaaaaatttaagatttttattaataacaacttttaaataaattattttgtgtttgaaaaattattataaaaatcattattttaAAGTTGTGCATTAAAGGTCTGTTTGACTAAATTCATAAATgactttttttaacttttaacttaaaaaaaaatataatattaatatctagtataattttcaaaacaaaattataacttTCTAAAAAgctattttagtatttaatgaaaagttaaaaaaaaagacttcttttataataaaaaattttttattattttttttaaaataagtacttttaaaattaaaaaatcaaatacataataatttatttataagttacttttaatataagcatttattgtttaaaatatttttttaaaaataacttaattaagttatttacTCTGGACCTTAGTTTTTCTAATAATTAACCTCTCTTGGAGGTtcgtaataattaattttcccATCAAATTAAGTCTTATATGCTTAAGTTATGTAGTTTTGTTAGCAGAGTAGTTTTGTTAGCAGAGTGTTTGCAAGAAGTAGTGTAAGTTGTTTGGTTAGGTCGATAAATTTAAAGGAGAAATGGTAAGCAACacatatttgtatatttttatttttatttgtatttttttaaattttattttactgtGTTCagcttttttgttaaaaaaaatgaaggtTGAACTTTTTCTTTGGAAGCTCAGAAGTATAGAATATGAAATTATATAGTTCTGAACATATAagaactaatttgattaatttttaaaattttaagaatgaaaatgacttacgtttaaatttttaaggattattttgattataaataatttttttacatatcaAGTGACACGTGACGTGCTAGATATTATTGATTTGACACGTCAATCAATCATATAGTGACACGTGAAGAACCAATTTGACTTACGTTGTATCTTTCAGTGACTAATATGCCTAAAAAATCATTTGAGAACTAATTTGACGAATAGGTAATCTTTAAAAGAcgaatttgactattaaccTTTAGTTTGATAGTCTTTGGCTTCTTGCTTGCAACTTTTTATTAAAACTTTGTTGAACGCTACAATCATAGTTAcatgaaataaaatatgtaaggataaagtatactttttgtctctgaagtttgacaaaaattttaaaaatatctttaaattttattttgttttaatgttgtcccaaaaaatttttatttgcatcaaatatactcttgacggctaatttttcaaaaaatttaagacctattcaacaacaatttcataagaacaatcTTCAATACAaacaaatcaagcataattttcatacattattattagattggttttaaattttttaaaaatttagccttcgaaaatatatttaatgcaatcaaaaatttatgaaataaaattaaaataaaataaaatttagaaatatttttaaaatttttgctaaattttagaaacaaaaaatatattttacttaatGTGTAATATGTTATctatcaaatataaatatagtGTGAGACTTTTTTGATACGCTTTACATCtcttgaattaaaatttgatataataatataactatATAGCTGTAATCATAGATataattattcttctttttagaAGGAGAATGCATTATTTCTGCTGATTTTTAAGTATTACAGATGAAAAAGGCTCAAGCTAATTTTCGGAAGATATTTTAAGGTTTTTTTTCCTACATGAGCATAAAATATTGTGTTATACTAAGTAATTAATGACTTTTTTAAGGGAGTTATtcagataaaaatatttaaaacgtctttttttaaagttgatttttattaattaaaatttaacacatataattaattaagtcgtgttatttttgtcaaaattaggtgagacaaattaatttaaccgaAAAAATAATGAATCAAATTTAaggattagaatttaggattctcaaaattaatatatataataagagtattttagtcattttttataataagggtattgtagtcattttctataaaaaattattaatttagactaattcaagatttgattcactattttttcgatcaaattaatttgtctggcctaattttgacaaaaataatatggtttaattaattatatgtgttaaaGTTTAGTTACTAAAAAACATCTTAAGAAAAAGACATTTTAGACGTCTTTATCTGAGTGGCTCcctttttttaaacaatatgaACGAccaccaataaaataaaaacacactacACCTCCAAATTATCCACCTAACTTTTAATATTAGGATAATCATCCATACACCTAATGAAATAAACATTCGATATAttcattgttcacattgtttagtatttttattatttaaggataagtattgttttggtccctaacgttgaGGGTCGGAATCGAAACCGTCCCTATCgtaattttggatttaaaatcatccttaacgtttttttcgtattaaaatcgtccttttaatttttttggacaaaaataccctcacCACTACCAGCACAATTACCTCAtccaccaccactaccaccaaAAATACTCTCACCACTACCAACACAATTACCTCCTCtaccaccaacaccaacaccaacaccaacaccaacaccaccaccaccaccaccaccaccaccaccaccaccacaaacACCACAACCAACAccaaccaacaccaacaccaagaACACCAAACAACAGCAACTTCTTccattaacaaattaaaaatacaagaacaaaaaCCAGATTCAACAGAACCAACAACaattcagaaataaaaaataaataaaatcaatcaacaacaatttagaaatcaaaacaagaacaaaaccaACAATGATTCAACAATTCAAATCCAGATTCTGTTGAGAATAAGtagtatgaccacaatccaatcaatcatgtgttaaataatttgttattattattatattaaaatgttaatataataaggtcattgattaaatttagaggtttatcattgtgatagtgatcataatattgagagataaatcttttataatttatttaatataaattgttcttggtcattggattattaaaaatgacattaataatccggaaagatcaatatatatataatggtcttcattggatgaagattaatagattttatttattaaattatatatatatatagatggtgcatatagagatatgaccattgaactgactcactttgagaattcctaatggttataattaccgtatatttgtcaataggatattctcaagatgaacatagtaatagagttttgtttgacctgcgactgtcatagtaattaacaatgtatttattatactttgatttcggacacctaataccctagggtgctagttgaatggatattgggtatgatttaaatacttgtagaattaatgatttatcaataaggaatccgtcaactctcggtaaagagtttgggatctatgattataatgactgaaATAAATGAAACCTTGGCCAAGGGGATTGAATGAacgaagaaatgagtttcttaggttattcacagttcattataataatggtaacaagttagagtttgacaattaaatcaTACTCTAAGTGTTAACCAAGAGttggaaagatggaaggaattatactttgttattctgaggttcttagtaaaaatatattacttcataccatcgggtcgttgaggagtgttgctagacgccaacattgattagtaaatttagtatgactaatttattacccgcttagtattgaacctatagGGTCACACGCTAACGAGTATTCTAATTTTTGctgtagaattatttaattattattttgatttgatcaaataaataattatattaattcaaattgaatattattatattttttgctagcaccaacaatataataataatatgataattgagaatattaaatgagatttgagaataattagttattctatttctgaatttgaattataaatttggaTGAGTTCCAAATCGATTATGTTTTAAAttgttatgatatgattcatgaaatttgaaggattcagatttaaattttaagatatgatttaaatttgaattgagaatcaaatttaaaatcaataacaaatctcataatatatatatgtacgtAAGAGTACAGGAAAGTCAAGAGAGAATAACAAGAGTTTTATTCTTATACCTTTACGCACATAAACGTATGTGAGCTTAATTCTTGGAAAAGAATTTTATGGcgtgcaaagagttgcaagaggtttctcaatttagatcagatatCCATTGGTCAAAGAGTTGACAGCAAATGTTGGTCTTGGTGTAGATACGCATAGCGCCTTCGTACCATCCAaggagaaaaagatttttactaGCGTACTCAGGTATTTGAGAATAAAACACAAAGGTTTTATTCCGTTACCTCTACACACATAAATGTATGTGAGTctaattcttggagaagaattttatggtgtgcaaagagttgcaagaggtttctcaatttagatcagatatCCACTGGTTAAGGAGTTGACAGCAAAGGTTGATCTCAGTGTGGATACGCATAAAGTCTTCGTACAATcgaagaataaaatttttactaaagCGTCTAAAGGTATTTAGATTTGATCtatatattattagaataaagtttaaacacaaaatagatctttaggattactttcttttcttccgctgcgtgttatgaacacatggtaATCCCTCAGATTcaacaaatcaaaatcagatTCAACAAATCAAATCCAGCTTCAACAAAGAAGATGCAGAAGCAAAAGCACTCAAGCAGAAGCAAAAAGTAGAAGATGAAACAGAAACAGAAATCGAAGCAAGAAGCAGAGACGGCAAGGCGGCGAGGAGCAGCGGAGCGGAAGCCGAGCCTCTCTCCCTGGCTTGCGACGGTGACGACAGctccaagaagaagaaggaaacagattcagaagaagaagcagaaccAATGGAGCAGCGGCGTGGTCGAATCGGCGGCGACAGCTCAGCGGCATAGTCTCCCGATGACGACGCGACGGCGGCGGCAACGGCGCACCgcgttttcttttatttttttataaattttataacttttattattataatatgggtagtttaggaataacataaaaaattttattaaaaaggacgattttaatacaaaaaaaaatgttaaggataattttaaatccaaaattacAATAGAGACGGTTTCGATTCTGACTCTCAAAattagggaccaaaacaatacttatccctgTTATCTACATTCTATCAAAATTCTTGCTAATTTTGTCATTGAATTCTCTTGTAGATATTACTCAACCGTCGTCTAAAAGCACATGATTTAGACCCAATAACATTTTCATCTCTGTTTCAGATAACATCTCAAAATAGTTTTATTCTAGTTAATGCAAAACTTCATAGATGAGTATAGTGTACATGTTTTGAAGCAATTTTCCTCTTGGATtatcgaaaaagaaaaaaaagtaatttctCCTCTTGgaccaaattaaattaatataccTTCAAGCTAaagtattttctttatttattctctTGTGGCCATTTTAGGACCACCTAGACACTTTTCTTTGTGACAAAATTCTTATTGTATACTCTGCAATAATACCATATCACGCGGCTCTGATACAAAACccaaattaactaatttttaagtACAAGAATATTAAtttcaacaatatatatattttatgattaagATTAATGActaaaactattaaaatactagtattttttgaaatattaaaacGATTTCTAATTAATATTACTACTAGTCAATCAAACTCTGCTATTCAACTTGTACGGAAGGACCACATTGAAAGGGAATCATCCAGTATTGGTGGAGTTTATAGAGTTGCGAGAAAAGGACTCTATAGATAGTAGGTATCCTAGATATGATGGGGTCCTAAAAAAGAATCGGAATCCTCTTGAATCCAGTAATTATCATCCAATGATCATGTCCTACCCTACTACAGTATTACCCCCATTGCCACACATAGTGCCTTGGACGATCTAATGATATTGATTGATGATCATGCCACTTGACAATGTAAGTGCATGCACGTAAATAGATTCACTTAAAAGCTTCCCAGCCTTTCCGACAAAATTAACTTTTATGCATCAACTATGCCCTTTCATGGCCAAGTCTATCTTTCTATTACTTTTcaaatattgttttttttacGGTACTCTCCTAGTCTGACAGTGTAAGAATTAATTCATGCagatttgagttttatttaagagtttatTGCTGGCTAATATGTTGTTGCATATATAAGGTGACATTTGAATTCTAACATTTATTTAAGCGTACGAATGAACTAACCACTTGACTAATCCAAATTAGTTAAATATAAAGAATTATTTAGTCGGACACTTTCATGTGTGTATATTATTAAGTTTCACATTGTCAAAAATTGAAAGTTAATCTTTATAATTGTGAGACAATTTTTATCGCTTAAGCTCACTTTTGTGATAAGTTAGATCACTTAATTTCATATATATCTTATTGGACATTTATATAGACACTTTTTATATTGGCAATACGTGTTTATTTTTCGGACACATTTTATAGAACTATAGTAAAGGAATGAGGTTGATCAAATTGTTTCCACATGCTTTGTTTCAAAGTTATCACTGGAGCATGATAAAGATTTTCAACAAAGTATGATGCATAATATGGTCAACATATTAATGCTTGTGAATTCGTGCATCCTAAAATGCCAAGCATTTTTACTATACTTTCGAACATCGAATATACTAAGCACATTGGCCTACTTGGTAGATATTAgaggggaaaaaaaagaaagaaaaagttgatTTAATTtgtccatatatatatatatataggactGATGAATATACGTAAATACAAGTTGCTTCCAATGGCTACATCACTACACCGACCTTTGAAATATGATGCTTTTATATGATTTGCTTtgtccttattctaaaaattaaaaataattggatGTTTAGCATTCGGCAATGCTAGTGTACCAGAAATGGTTTGACTGCACACCACATATGCAAGCCCACTACCACAAATATTAAgacctttttttctatttttatttttaatcatttctacttttataaaaaattaaaaaacataacTATGTtgctttaattatgtttttaatatttttttacaaatttttaaaaacaaaaactattgaaaattaagatactaaatgaaaatagaaatcaattagaccattattatatttacacAGTAAAAACTGACTTGTAGGAAAAGAAAATGACACTGCATGCTAGCTCTTTCACTTTCCCTGTTgagaaaagtaaaaagaaattatttgtTGTTGCACAGTTTCGTTCTTGCTACacattcaagaagaagatgaaaccAAAAGAGAattagaggagaagaagaagatatatatatatatatatagagagagagagagagagagacctaTTTTGTGTCTAAGTAGATTGATGTTTGGTGGAACTTAAGTGCAAGCGACCAAATTAATAGTTAAGaatcgttagatgaaaatttagttaaattagtcaaattatttattGACTTTCCGTTATCAACTTTACTTGGAGTAGATTGCATCTGAGTTTTCACCTTCatgtttaaatatatataaaaaaaatcaaagtgacagttattttaaaatagaaaaaatagaaaacaaaaataatttataatttgatattttacaATTAGAATATTCCATGAAAGCTTAGCGTTGTCTCCTACCACAGCAGATTCAGTAGGTTGGACCGCTAAGAGACCATGCAAAGAAAGgcataaaaataaagttatataGGCTTTAGCAAATCTAGTTGAGGAGGGAATTTTCATATACGTTGCCAGTATCTGAACCACaactcaaaatttttgtttattggtaGTTTACTTGTTCGTGACCATATTCCACTCGATCCA
This portion of the Arachis duranensis cultivar V14167 chromosome 6, aradu.V14167.gnm2.J7QH, whole genome shotgun sequence genome encodes:
- the LOC107495011 gene encoding uncharacterized protein LOC107495011 — encoded protein: MDTQKGQSEKQSLPTTNPFVVTSCRKKKNEEATFLEDLKDHIDEFIHASMDEHKTCFKNTVQKMFGLSKVVAEQNANAAREVESSLHLQTTVQD